In the genome of bacterium SCSIO 12827, the window CGCAGTCGAGCACGACCTTGAGCCCGTCGAGGGTATGTTCCCGTGGGAAGGTGCGCTTTACGTAATCGTTATAGCGTCCGCGCCCACTGTCCAGACGCCAGGTCCGGCCCAGCTTGTCCGATGGCGCCAGGTCCGCCGACTGATCACCGGCCATGCGGGCCTCGATCTCGATCTCGATCTCATCCGACAGCTTGTAGCCGTCCGGCCCGAACAGTTTGATGCCGTTGTCATGGTAGGGATTGTGCGAAGCCGACAGCATAACGCCCAGATCAGCACGCAGCGACTGCGTCAACATGGCGATGGCCGGGGTCGGGATCGGGCCGACGATGATCACGTCCATGCCGACGGAGACAAACCCGGCGACCAGCGCCGGTTCCAGCAGATAGCCCGACAGTCGCGTGTCCTTGCCGATCACCACACGGTGGCGGTGGTCGCCGCGAATGAACTGGGCACCCGCCGCCATACCGACCTTCAACGCCGTTTCGGCATTCATGGGGTCTGAATTAGCGGTGCCGCGGATGCCGTCGGTGCCGAACAGTTTGCGTGTCATGGCTCGATTTGTACCAAAGCGTTGGTTAACAGGCCCCTTATGAACCCTTCCCGCCGGCCTCCGCAATAGCGCCGTAAACGGCCAATGCCTGGCGGTGTTCGGCGACATCATGGACCCGGAAGATACGCACCCCCTGGTCCCAGGCGGCCAACGCCGTGGCGACGGAACCGGCGACCCGGTCGCCGGGCGGCACGTCGCGGTCGATCTTGGCGATGTAGCTTTTACGGGACACGCCGAGCACCACCGGATGCCCGGTCGCGGTCAGGCTGTCCAAATGGGCGAGCAGCGAAAGGTTGTGGGCCACGGTCTTGCCGAAGCCGATACCGGGGTCGAGCGCAATGTTCTGAGCGGCAATTCCCGCCTCCCGGCAGGCCTGGGCGCGGGCCAGAAGCCCGTCCCGGACCTCGGTCACCACATCGCCGTAGCTGGGGTTGTCCTGCATGGTGCCGGGTTCGCCCTGCATGTGCATGAGGATCACCGGCACGCCCAGGTCCGCTGCGGCGTCCAGGGTGCCCTCCCCGGTAAGCGCCGACACGTCATTGATGATGCGGGCCCCCGCTTTTACGGCGGCACGCATGACATCGGCGCGGCGGCTGTCGATGGAAATCAGCGCCCCCTCGGCCGCCAGGGCCTCGATCACGGGCACGACGCGGCGGATTTCCTCAGCCACCGGCACCGGCTCGGCCCCGGGGCGGGTCGACTCCCCGCCGATGTCCAGGATATCGGCACCTTCGGCCAGAAAGGCACGGCCGCGGCGCACCGCGTCCTCAACGGCGAAGGCTTCGCCACCATCGGAAAAGCTGTCGGGCGTGGCGTTGATGACCGCCATCAGGCGCGGTCGGTCGAGGGTCAGCCCCGCGAACGATGACGCCAATACGGGCGCGGTCACGATTCCGGTTGCGGTTCCGGTCCGAACCCGCCCGGGCTTCCCTTGGGCTTGCGACCCTTGCCGGCATCGGGCACCGAAGCCTTGCGGCCGGACCCTTCCGTCGGCGTCGATCCGCCGTCATCCTCGCGGGTGATGGCTTCGCCGCGCATGGCCTTTTTGACTTCGTCGCCGGTCAGGGTTTCATATTCCAACAAGGCCTCGGCCAAGCGGTGAAGCTCGTCCAAATGCTCAGTCAAGATGTCATGGGCGCGGTGTTCGGCCTCGTCGATCAGCCGGCGCACTTCCTCGTCGATCAGCGCCGCCGTGGCGTCGGACACGTTCTTCTGGCGCGCCACGGAATGGCCGAGGAAGACTTCTTCCTCGTTATCCGCATAGCGCAGTCGGCCCAGCTTGTCGGAGAACCCGAACTCGGTGACCATACGCCGCGCCATATAGGTCGCCTGCTGGATGTCGCCGCCGGCCCCGGTGGTGATGTTTTCCTTGCCGAAGATCAACTCTTCCGCCGTACGACCGCCGAAGGCCATGGCCAGCTTGGATTCAAGCTGCACCTGGGACTGGCTCAACTGGTCCCGTTCCGGCAGGGACATGGTCAGACCGAGGGCACGGCCGCGCGGGATGATCGTCACCTTGTGGATCGGATCGTGCTTCGGCACGTAGATACCGACAATGGCGTGCCCGGCCTCATGATAGGCGGTCAGCCGTTTTTCTTCTTCGGTCATGACCATGGAACGGCGCTCCGCCCCCATCAGGACCTTGTCCTTGGCGTTTTCGAAGTCGCTCATGGTGACCACGCGATGTCCGGCACGGGCGGCCAGCAGCGCCGCCTCGTTCACCAGATTGGCGAGGTCCGCACCGGAAAACCCGGGGGACCCACGGGCGATGATCTTGGCGTCGACGTCGGGCGCCAACGGCACCTTTTTCATGTGAACCTTGAGGATTTTCTCACGGCCCAGGATGTCCGGGTTGGGCACCACGACCTGACGGTCGAAGCGGCCGGGGCGCAGCAGCGCCGGGTCGAGCACGTCGGGCCGGTTGGTCGCGGCGACCAGAATGACGCCTTCGTTGGCCTCGAACCCGTCCATTTCGACCAGCAACTGGTTGAGGGTCTGCTCACGCTCGTCGTTGCCGCCGCCGAGACCGGCGCCGCGATGACGTCCGACGGCGTCAATTTCGTCGATGAAGATGATGCAGGGCGCGTTCTTCTTGCCCTGTTCGAACATATCGCGCACACGGGATGCGCCCACACCGACGAACATTTCCACGAAGTCGGAGCCGGAAATGGTGAAGAACGGCACATTGGCCTCGCCGGCGATGGCGCGGGCCAGCAGCGTCTTACCGGTACCCGGAGGGCCGACGAGCAGGCAGCCCTTGGGAATCTTGCCGCCCAGGCGCTGGAACTTCTGCGGGTCCTTCAGGAACTCGACGATTTCCTCAAGCTCCTGCTTGGCTTCGTCGATGCCGGCGACATCTTCAAACGTCACGCGACCCGCCTTTTCGGTCAGCAGCTTGGCCTTCGACTTGCCGAAGCCCATGGCCTTGCCGCCGCCCGACTGCATCTGGCGCATGAAGAAAATCCACACCCCGATCAGCAGCAGCATGGGGAACCAGGAAATCAGAATGCCCCACAGCGTCGGCGAATTTTCATCCGACGGCTTCGCCTTGATGCTCACGCCCTGTTCGCGCAGACGGCTCACCAGCGTGGGATCGTCGGGCGCATAGGTCGTGAAATGGCGGCCGTCGCGCAGGTTGCCGGAAATCGACTGCCCCTGGATGACGACATTACGAACTTCACCGCTTTCCACGTTGTTGAGGAAGTCGGTGAAGGCCAATTCGTTCTGCACGGCCCGCTGAGGCGTACCCTGGAACAGATTGAACAGGGCAAAAACCAGCAAGGCGATGATGACCCAGAGGGCGAAATTCCGGCTGAAATTCAACGATTAAGTCCTTTTAAGAGGTTGGACGAAGGCCGCAGGGACGACGTATCGACGCCGCATGCAGCGCCCACAGGGCCCTTCTTTCAGAGATAGTACTCCGAAACCCTCACGCAATACAAAACCCGTTAAAGCCCAAGGTATTTTTTGTCCGGAAGCGGATGGAGAGTTCCTCCGCACCACCGCCGGGAACCGCATGGACCAGGAGAATACCGTTTTCGAACAGGGCCGGCAACGTGCGCGCGGCGGCGGCAGGAACCCCGGATACCCGGCGCATACCCTTTGGAATTTGCCGCCAGCCCTCTGCCCCCAGGGGGGCGACAACCGCCCCCGGTGGGATACCCACCGGCAGGTCGATGACGAAGCGGCCGTCCCAACCGGCCACGCACCCCGCGTCGGCCACCACGGGCTCAGGCAACCCGCGCCCATCACGGCAAACAAGGATGCGCCCGGCCTGTTCCGCCAGGAACCGGCAGCGGCCCAGGCTGGCGCCGGGAAAGGCCCCGTCCTTCGCGATGCGGCGGGCCAGGCGGTCCGCCCGCGCCACCGGGGGGGCATGATCGACACCGCCCAAAACCTGCGCCAGACGGGCGGCCAGACGCGCCGCCACATCGGGGGCCAGGCCAAAGAACGTCCGGCGGTCGAGATACGCAAAGCCGAGGGAATACAGGGAAACGGTTTCCGCCAACGCCCGGTTGACCGCACCCTCAAGCACCTTACGCGCCGTCCCCGCCGCATGCGTGTCCGCAAGGGCGCGGTCTGCCAATCCCGCATCACCTGCAAGGCGCTGCCGCGTGCGCACCCGTTCGAAATCAGTATTGGCATTGGAGGGGTCTTCGATCCAGGAGACGCCCCTCGCCGCGAGATAAGTCGTCAATTCACCATGGTGGATCCCGAGAAGCGGGCGCAGCAGGCGCACTTCGGGAAAGGTCACCAGGGCGCTCATCCCCGCGGCGCCGAAGCCGCCGCCCCGGCTTTGCCGCATCAGATGGGTTTCCGCCTGATCATCGCCATGATGCCCGACCAGAAGATGCAGCACCCCGGCGGTCTGGCACCAATTTCGCAACAGCCCGTAGCGCGCCGCCCGCGCCACCGCCTGCACCGCCGCTGCCGGCTTGGCCCCATCCCAGGTCAGGATATGCGCCGCGATGTCGTGGGCTTTGAGACGCGCCGCCGTCCCCGCCGCTTCCGCCGCCGAGCCGTCCCGCAGTCCATGATCGACGATCAGCGCCGTCACCCGCCCGCCCCGGTCCGCCACCCATGCGCGGGCCAGCAGGGCCAGGGCCGTGCTGTCCGCCCCCCCGGAAACGGCAATGGCCAGATGCGGGCCGGCCTCGAACGGGCCGAAATGGTCCATCACCCGGGCAAACCGGCGGCCAAGGCCGTCGGAGGTATCGCTTGATAAAGGATGGGCGGTCGCCGTCATCATCTGCCGTCCGGGCGGTCTCCAGAGGGCGCAGGCCCGTGAACCCTGGCGCGGCGTCAGGCCGGGCCGATCACTGCTTGCAGTTCATCTGCCGCTGTTGGCGGGTGGCCGTGCGCTTGAGGGAGCTATTGGCATTGGGGAAATCGGCGAACAGCTTGTCGATGGCCGCACAGCCTTCATTGTTCTGGCCCAATTGGCCCAGCGACATGGCCAGCTTCAGCAGGCTGTCCGGCGCCTTGCCGCCTTTGGGGTCCTTTTCGAACCCCTGAAGGAAGACCTCGGCCGCCTTCACGTATTCGGCCCGCGCGTAATGGGTTTCACCCAGCCAATAGCGCGCGTTGCTCGAAAGACCGCTGCCGTCGTGCTTGCCCAGGAATTCCTTGAAGGCCGCTTCCGCCTGATCGAACTGATGCTTGCGCAACAAGTCGAAGGCGAATTTGTACTGTTCCTCGGCGGTGCCGTCCGGCAGCACCGGGCCCTGTGCCGCGCTGGACTGGGGCACGGACGCAGTCTGTTGCGGAGCCTGAACACGGGTGACGGCGGCCGGGTTGGGGGCTCCGGCAGGTGCCGGCATGGGGGCGGCCTGAACCGGTCCGCCAACGCCCGACGGGGCGGCCTTGGCGGCCCCCGGCTCGGCCGGCGAAGCATCGGATTTGACGAGATTGGGATCGATCTGACCCAGGGTGCCCGCAGGACGGCCGATGATGCGGACCTCGCCCGGCGTCGGCGCCGCATTGGCCTGGGGCCCGGCCACACCCGGCTGCATGGCCGAGGAAGCCCCCGGCACCCGGCCCTGCTGTTCCAGCCCGGACAGGCGGAAATCCACATCGGTGACCAAGCGATCGACCCGCGCCGTCAGTTGATCCACGTTGTAGGTCATTTCCTCGATCCGCCCGGTCACGTCACGTAGTTCGGTTTCCAGCGTATCAAGCCGCACGCCAATGCGCGCCACGGCGTTTTGCGGCAGGTTGGGCATCGGCTCAACCGGTTTGGCGGCGGCCGGGAGCTCGGCGGCGGGCACGGCACCCGGGCCGCGAACGACCATTTTCGACAAGGTCTGGATATCCCGTTCCAGCCGTTCGAGGCGCTGAGACAGGGCTTGCGCGTCCTGGGCCCGGGCCGGAACGGCGGCGGTCAGAACGGCGGCAAGGCAGAGCGAGGTCAGCGCGGTCGGGAATGTCATCAGACGCATGGGAATTCGAGTGTCCCTGTTGTCGCGGTTGAAACGGGCGCGGCAATCCGAAACATCGGTTTCGCGTCCGCAGGCTGAATGCCCGTAATCCCAGGAATTTTAGGCAAAACTAAGGCGCTTGCCCATACCGCAATCCGCGGCCGGACAAGCGCCCTAGAAACGCTAGACGGTCAACCCGAAGATCAGGAGCCGGGGCCCGTCACGACGGTCACGCCACGGCGGTTCTGCGACCAGGCGGTTTCGTCGGAGCCGAGCGCCACGGGGCGTTCCTCACCGTAGGAGACAGTCTTGATCCGCTTGGCGTCGATGCCGAGATAGATCAGATATTCTTTCACCGCATTGGCGCGACGTTCGCCGAGCGCCAAGTTGTATTCCCGCGTGCCGCGTTCGTCGGCATGGCCTTCGATCGTAACCGTCACGGAGCTGTATTTCTTGAGCCAGGCGGCCTGGACGTCCAGGACCTTCTTCTGGTCCTGCTCGACATCGAAGCGGTCGAACGAGAAGAACACCCGATCACCGACGTCAACGACGAACTGATCCTTCAGAGCCAGCGGCGCGGCGGCCGGCAGCGGTGTGATCGACTGGCCAGAACCGGAGGCGCCGGCGCCCGATCCTGACGTGGATTCGCAGGCCGAAACTGCCAAGGCAAGAGCGGCGACCATTCCGAGAACTTTAAAGCGCATGTAATCCCCCATTTGTCGGGTTTTAGTGCATTGCAAATCCGCCGGGGCTGCCGACGGTGAATTCTGCTTGGCCTTATAAAAAAAGGCCGTTCGTGTGATGTATTAACGGTTAAGCGTTCTGATTCCAAGTACTTTTTAAGTTCAAAGGTGTTCCGAGACCCTGCATTTTTGCATGCTCGAAATGTCTTTTTGTATGATCACTGTCACAACATTTCCCCTTGTCAGGGAATAAGTGGCGACCACGCTGGATCGGACGCATCCATGGGGGTTGGAATCTCGCGTTCGTTATGCCCGGTCAAGTCAATGGACCACAGCTTCGACTGCCCGCCGCTGCCATCCTTTTCCGACTTGCCCTTGCGATAGAAGATCAACACACGCCCGTTCGGCGACCAGGTCGGTCCCTCGATCTTGAAGTCTTCGGCCAAAAGCCGTTCACCCGACCCGTCCGGCTTCATGACGCCGATGAAGAACCGCCCGCCCGACAACTTGGTAAAGGCGATCAGGTCGCCGCGCGGCGACCATACGGGCGTGGCGTAACGTCCGTTGCCGAAGCTGATGCGGCGCACGTTCTTGCCGCGGTCGTCCATCACGTAAAGCTGCTGGCTGCCGCCACGGTCGGAATTGAACACGACCTGATTGGCATCGGGCGAAAAGCTGGGCGAGGTATCGATGGCGGAATGGAACGTCAGCTGCCGCACCACGCGGGTGCGCAGATCCATGACATAGATTTCCGAGTTCCCGTCCTTGGCCATGGACATGATGATCTTCTTGCCGTCCGGCGAGAACCGGGGCGCGAAGGTCATGCCGGGAAAGTCGCCCAGGACTTCCTGACGGCCCGTATCGATATTGAAGATATAGACGCGCGGATTGTTGCGGAAATAGGACATGTAGGTGATTTCCTGCAACGTCGGCGAGAACCTGGGCGTCAGCACCAGGGTCGTGCCGTCGGTCAGAAAGCGGTGGTTCTCACCATCCTGATCCATGATCGCCAGCCGCTTGCCGAACGGGTTCAGGCGGTTGCGCCCGACCCCCTTGGCGTCCTTGGGCTGTTCCGCGACATAGACGATGCGCGTGTCGAAATAACCGTCCTCGCCGGTGATACGCTTGTAGATCGAATCAGAAATGATATGCGCCACACGCCGCCAGTTGTCCGGCACGGTGAAATAGGCAAGGCCGATCATCTGCTGTTCGGAAAACACATCCCACAGGCGGAATTCGACGCGCAGCCGTCCGTCTGACACGACCTCGGTCCGCCCCTGGACCAGGGCCTGGGCGTTGATGACACGCCAATCGCCGAACCGGGGCAGCGCGTTGAGCGCCCCCGCCGACTGGATGAAAGCCTTGGGGTCGATCGGCTTGAACAAACCGGAGCGTTCAAGGTTGGCGGCGATCACGCCGGCAATCTCGCGCCCGGCCCGGGCCGCGGCGCCGGATTTACCGACAAAGTCGGTGACCGCGATGGGCAGCGGTTCAACGTTGCCCCGGGTGATGTCGATGGTGATCTCGGCGCGCGCCGGGCGGGCGTCGCTCAACGCCGCGGCGAAAGCCAACAGCGCGATCAGCGGAGCAAAGGTCTTCAGTGCGAATTTAGCGGGCATAATCATCGGCCTAATGGTCATCACAGCATTCCGCTCGGGTCAAATATGAACTTCAGATCGCGCCAGACATGATACTTGTCCGGCGGCAGGTTGAACTTGTTGCAGCGCGGGTCCAGAACCGCGCGGCGGGCCGCCTCGACGGCGACCTGGAAATAGCGGTCGGTAAACATGCGACCCGTGTCTTCGACCTCGACCGACTGCACGGAACCGTCGGGGTTCATGGTCAGTCTCAGTTCCGGCCTCAGCTTTTCCGCCCCCGGCGCACCATAGGGCGGGGACCAGCACTTGGACACCTGGTTGCGGATCATCGTGCGCCACTGGTCGATCTCAAGCTGCGACACCTTCTTGTCCGGGTCGTACTTGATCGACTTGGAATTGTTCTGCAACGCTGCCCGGATGCGCGCCATGGTGTCGTCCTTGGGCGTTTCCGACACTTTCTTCTCCGGCTTTTCCTCGGTCTTCGGCGTCGGCTGCTGCTTGATCTTCTCAAGCGTCTTCAGCACGGACGCCGTATCGAAGGTCGGCTTTTGCGGCTTCTTGGGCTTCTTCGGGACCTCGACTTGGGCCAGTTTCGGTTTGGGCGGCTCCGGCTTTTTCTCGGGCTTGGGTTCCGCTTCCTTTTTGGGCTCCGGTTCGGGCTTGGGTTCCGGCTTCGCCTTGGGCAGGGGTTCGGGCTCCGCCTCTGGCTTGGGCGGCAGGGCCGCGATCTCGGGCTGCTTGGGCGTTGGCGGCGCCGGTTTCGGCTTCGGCGGCGTCGGCGGCTTGGGCGGTTCGGCCTTGGCCTCTTTCTTCGGAGTTTCCTGTACCGGGATCGGCGGCGCGTTGCGCATCTCATCGACGTCGACGATCTCGACGAAGATCGGCTGCTCTTCATGCAACGGCGTGATCTTGTTGAACGGCAGGCCAAGCCAAGCGGCCAGCACCAAACCCACGTGCAGGGAGACGGATGTGATCAGTGCGGTCCGCAAGGGGCCCCGACTTACTTCTTGGCAGGCGGGCGTTTCGCCGCCTTGCCCGGTTCCTGCGCGATCAACGCCACGCGCCGGTAGCCGGCTGCATTGATCTGTCCCATCACCGCCATGACACGTCCGTAATTGATGGCCCTATCCCCTCTGACGAAAATCCGAATGTCCGGATTATTGCCGGTGATAGCGTGCAATCTTGGCACCAATGTGTCCAAGTCAACGGCCGTGTCCTGAATATAAATCTGCCCGCCGGCGTCGACGCTGACAGCCAACGGCTCATCCTGGCCGCTGACGGCGCCCGCCTTGGTGTCCGGCAGGTCGACCTGAACCCCCACGGTCAGCAGCGGCGCCGTGACCATGAAGATGATGAGCAGGACCAGCATCACGTCGACGAACGGCGTAACGTTGATGTCGCTCATCAGCGCCCGGTTCTTGCGCCGTCGGCGCGAGGTCCGCTGTATGGTGACGGCCACGTTCCCGCTCCCCGCCCTAAGTGTCCAGCTCGCGCGACAGGATCGCTGAGAATTCGCCCGAGAAGTTTTCGAGCCGCCCGGCATACCGGTCCAGATCGCGGGAGAATTTGTTGTAGGCGATGACCGCCGGGATCGCAGCAAGAAGACCCAGCGCCGTGGCGAATAGGGCCTCGGCAATGCCGGGTGCGACCACCGCAAGCGACGTATTCTTTGAAATAGCGATCGACTGGAACGAATTCATGATGCCCCAGACCGTGCCGAACAGGCCGATGAAGGGGGCCGTGTTGCCCGTGGTCGCCAGGAACGTGAGATAACGTTCGGCGCGGTCCATTTCCCGGTCGGCGGTGATCTGCATGACCCGCTCGATGCGCTGGGCCAGAGTCGTCGACCCTCCACCGCCGTTCGACGAGGCGCGCCGCCATTCCCGCATGGCGGCGGCGAACACGGCGGACATGGGATCCATGGGCCGGCTGCCGATCTTGTCATACAGGCTGTCGAGGCTGTCGCCGGACCAGAAGCGATCCTCGAACTTGTCGGTTCGTTTGTTCAGGCGGCGCACGGACAACATTTTTTCAAAGATGATCGCCCAGCACCAAATCGATGCCGACACCAGCATGATGATCACCGCCTTGACCACCAGGTCGGCCTTCATGAACAGCGCCACGACCGAGAAATCCAGGTTCGTCGACCCCGCCAGGGCCATGGCTTCGACCGCTTGATTTTCCATCTTTGTCCGTCTCGTTCCGTTTTTCTTAAGCCTCGCCGCCGACGTCGGCGATCCGGGCCATTTCAATTCGCACTTCGGCCGGCAGGCGCACGGGCCGTCCGGCCGTGTTCATACAGGCGAGGGTCAGGCTCATCTGCACCAGGTCGTCATCGCCCCGGCGCACCACTTGGGCCATCTCCACGGTCGCCCCCCGCACCGCCAGCACCCGCGTTTCGACGCTAAGGGCATCGTCCAGCCGCGCCGGCTTCAGGTATTCGGCACTGACCCGGCGCACGGCAAGCGCGACGCCCTTCTGCGCCAAAATCGCGGAATTTTCAAATCCCAGTTCACGCAACAGCTCCGTCCGCGCGCGTTCCGCATAGCGCAAGTAGTTGGCGTAATAGACGATGCCGCCGGCGTCCGTATCCTCGTAATAAACACGCACGGGCATGCGGTGGCAGGGCGTTTCTCCTGTTCCGATCACCCGTCATCCTCCGTCCCACTTGTGGCGGAAAGAAGGTCAAGTTGCGGCGCACCCGGCGGCAGGTCGAGGCCCAGATGCCGGAACGTCTCCGGCGTCACGGCACGGCCGCGCGGCGTACGCATCAATAACCCCTGCTGGATCAGGAAGGGCTCGATCACTTCCTCGATGGTGTCTCGCTGTTCCGACAGGGCGGCGGCCAAGGTTTCGACGCCGACCGGCCCACCGCCGTAATTGCCGCAAATACAGGTCAGATAGCGGCGGTCCATGGCGTCGAGCCCGCGCTGATCGACCTCAAGCCGCGTCAGGGCCGCATCGGCGATCCGAGCATCCACGGATCCGGCCCCGTCGACGGCGGCAAAATCGCGGACCCGGCGCAGCAATCTGCCCGCGACCCGCGGCGTTCCGCGGGACCGGCGGGCGATTTCCAGCGCCCCCTCGGACGTCAAGTCCAGGCCCAGCAATGCCGCCCCCCGGCGTACGATACCCTCGAGTGCTTCCGGGCTATAAAAATTGAGCCGCACGGGAATACCGAAACGGTCGCGCAGCGGTGTCGTGATCAGGCCCGAACGGGTCGTCGCCCCGACCAGGGTGAAGGGCGGCAGATCAATGCGCACGGAGCGCGCCGCCGGCCCCTCGCCGATAATGAGGTCGAGCTGATAATCCTCCATCGCCGGATAGAGGATTTCCTCGACAATCGGGCTGAGGCGGTGGATTTCGTCGATGAACAGAACATCGCGCGGCTGCAGATTGGTGAGGATCGCTGCAAGGTCGCCCGCCTTGGCGACCACGGGGCCCGAGGTGGCGCGGAAGCCCACACCCAGTTCGCGGGCGACGATCTGCGCCAGGGTCGTCTTGCCCAGCCCCGGGGGGCCGAAGAACAGGACATGGTCCATGGCTTCGCCGCGCGACCGCGCGGCCTCGATGAACACCTTCAGGTTTTCGCGCGCCTGGTCCTGGCCGACGAAATCGTCAAGCGCCTGGGGCCGCAGGCCGGGATCAGCGGCAAAGTCGTCTTCCACGACTTCCGGCTGGATCATGCGTTCCTCGGCCATTGTCGCTTACGCCCCCCGCCGCTGGTCGCTCGGGGCAAGCTCGGCCAGCCCGGCACGGATCAGGGCCTCCAGGGTCAAGGCGGCCTCCGACGCCTGGGCGGCGCGGGACACCGCCCCCAAGGCTTCCGACGGCGTATAGCCGAGGTTGACCAAGGCCGACGCCGCATCGCGCAGCAGATCCTGCGCCGCATCACCGGCGGAAACCGGCTTGGCCGCACCCGGGGCTGGTGCCGCACCGCCCTTG includes:
- the folP gene encoding dihydropteroate synthase, giving the protein MAVINATPDSFSDGGEAFAVEDAVRRGRAFLAEGADILDIGGESTRPGAEPVPVAEEIRRVVPVIEALAAEGALISIDSRRADVMRAAVKAGARIINDVSALTGEGTLDAAADLGVPVILMHMQGEPGTMQDNPSYGDVVTEVRDGLLARAQACREAGIAAQNIALDPGIGFGKTVAHNLSLLAHLDSLTATGHPVVLGVSRKSYIAKIDRDVPPGDRVAGSVATALAAWDQGVRIFRVHDVAEHRQALAVYGAIAEAGGKGS
- the ftsH gene encoding ATP-dependent zinc metalloprotease FtsH, translated to MNFSRNFALWVIIALLVFALFNLFQGTPQRAVQNELAFTDFLNNVESGEVRNVVIQGQSISGNLRDGRHFTTYAPDDPTLVSRLREQGVSIKAKPSDENSPTLWGILISWFPMLLLIGVWIFFMRQMQSGGGKAMGFGKSKAKLLTEKAGRVTFEDVAGIDEAKQELEEIVEFLKDPQKFQRLGGKIPKGCLLVGPPGTGKTLLARAIAGEANVPFFTISGSDFVEMFVGVGASRVRDMFEQGKKNAPCIIFIDEIDAVGRHRGAGLGGGNDEREQTLNQLLVEMDGFEANEGVILVAATNRPDVLDPALLRPGRFDRQVVVPNPDILGREKILKVHMKKVPLAPDVDAKIIARGSPGFSGADLANLVNEAALLAARAGHRVVTMSDFENAKDKVLMGAERRSMVMTEEEKRLTAYHEAGHAIVGIYVPKHDPIHKVTIIPRGRALGLTMSLPERDQLSQSQVQLESKLAMAFGGRTAEELIFGKENITTGAGGDIQQATYMARRMVTEFGFSDKLGRLRYADNEEEVFLGHSVARQKNVSDATAALIDEEVRRLIDEAEHRAHDILTEHLDELHRLAEALLEYETLTGDEVKKAMRGEAITREDDGGSTPTEGSGRKASVPDAGKGRKPKGSPGGFGPEPQPES
- the tilS gene encoding tRNA lysidine(34) synthetase TilS gives rise to the protein MMTATAHPLSSDTSDGLGRRFARVMDHFGPFEAGPHLAIAVSGGADSTALALLARAWVADRGGRVTALIVDHGLRDGSAAEAAGTAARLKAHDIAAHILTWDGAKPAAAVQAVARAARYGLLRNWCQTAGVLHLLVGHHGDDQAETHLMRQSRGGGFGAAGMSALVTFPEVRLLRPLLGIHHGELTTYLAARGVSWIEDPSNANTDFERVRTRQRLAGDAGLADRALADTHAAGTARKVLEGAVNRALAETVSLYSLGFAYLDRRTFFGLAPDVAARLAARLAQVLGGVDHAPPVARADRLARRIAKDGAFPGASLGRCRFLAEQAGRILVCRDGRGLPEPVVADAGCVAGWDGRFVIDLPVGIPPGAVVAPLGAEGWRQIPKGMRRVSGVPAAAARTLPALFENGILLVHAVPGGGAEELSIRFRTKNTLGFNGFCIA
- the ybgF gene encoding tol-pal system protein YbgF; the encoded protein is MRLMTFPTALTSLCLAAVLTAAVPARAQDAQALSQRLERLERDIQTLSKMVVRGPGAVPAAELPAAAKPVEPMPNLPQNAVARIGVRLDTLETELRDVTGRIEEMTYNVDQLTARVDRLVTDVDFRLSGLEQQGRVPGASSAMQPGVAGPQANAAPTPGEVRIIGRPAGTLGQIDPNLVKSDASPAEPGAAKAAPSGVGGPVQAAPMPAPAGAPNPAAVTRVQAPQQTASVPQSSAAQGPVLPDGTAEEQYKFAFDLLRKHQFDQAEAAFKEFLGKHDGSGLSSNARYWLGETHYARAEYVKAAEVFLQGFEKDPKGGKAPDSLLKLAMSLGQLGQNNEGCAAIDKLFADFPNANSSLKRTATRQQRQMNCKQ
- the pal gene encoding peptidoglycan-associated lipoprotein Pal, which produces MRFKVLGMVAALALAVSACESTSGSGAGASGSGQSITPLPAAAPLALKDQFVVDVGDRVFFSFDRFDVEQDQKKVLDVQAAWLKKYSSVTVTIEGHADERGTREYNLALGERRANAVKEYLIYLGIDAKRIKTVSYGEERPVALGSDETAWSQNRRGVTVVTGPGS
- the tolB gene encoding Tol-Pal system protein TolB — protein: MIMPAKFALKTFAPLIALLAFAAALSDARPARAEITIDITRGNVEPLPIAVTDFVGKSGAAARAGREIAGVIAANLERSGLFKPIDPKAFIQSAGALNALPRFGDWRVINAQALVQGRTEVVSDGRLRVEFRLWDVFSEQQMIGLAYFTVPDNWRRVAHIISDSIYKRITGEDGYFDTRIVYVAEQPKDAKGVGRNRLNPFGKRLAIMDQDGENHRFLTDGTTLVLTPRFSPTLQEITYMSYFRNNPRVYIFNIDTGRQEVLGDFPGMTFAPRFSPDGKKIIMSMAKDGNSEIYVMDLRTRVVRQLTFHSAIDTSPSFSPDANQVVFNSDRGGSQQLYVMDDRGKNVRRISFGNGRYATPVWSPRGDLIAFTKLSGGRFFIGVMKPDGSGERLLAEDFKIEGPTWSPNGRVLIFYRKGKSEKDGSGGQSKLWSIDLTGHNEREIPTPMDASDPAWSPLIP
- a CDS encoding energy transducer TonB translates to MRTALITSVSLHVGLVLAAWLGLPFNKITPLHEEQPIFVEIVDVDEMRNAPPIPVQETPKKEAKAEPPKPPTPPKPKPAPPTPKQPEIAALPPKPEAEPEPLPKAKPEPKPEPEPKKEAEPKPEKKPEPPKPKLAQVEVPKKPKKPQKPTFDTASVLKTLEKIKQQPTPKTEEKPEKKVSETPKDDTMARIRAALQNNSKSIKYDPDKKVSQLEIDQWRTMIRNQVSKCWSPPYGAPGAEKLRPELRLTMNPDGSVQSVEVEDTGRMFTDRYFQVAVEAARRAVLDPRCNKFNLPPDKYHVWRDLKFIFDPSGML
- the tolR gene encoding protein TolR codes for the protein MSDINVTPFVDVMLVLLIIFMVTAPLLTVGVQVDLPDTKAGAVSGQDEPLAVSVDAGGQIYIQDTAVDLDTLVPRLHAITGNNPDIRIFVRGDRAINYGRVMAVMGQINAAGYRRVALIAQEPGKAAKRPPAKK
- the tolQ gene encoding protein TolQ, which codes for MENQAVEAMALAGSTNLDFSVVALFMKADLVVKAVIIMLVSASIWCWAIIFEKMLSVRRLNKRTDKFEDRFWSGDSLDSLYDKIGSRPMDPMSAVFAAAMREWRRASSNGGGGSTTLAQRIERVMQITADREMDRAERYLTFLATTGNTAPFIGLFGTVWGIMNSFQSIAISKNTSLAVVAPGIAEALFATALGLLAAIPAVIAYNKFSRDLDRYAGRLENFSGEFSAILSRELDT
- the ybgC gene encoding tol-pal system-associated acyl-CoA thioesterase; the protein is MPVRVYYEDTDAGGIVYYANYLRYAERARTELLRELGFENSAILAQKGVALAVRRVSAEYLKPARLDDALSVETRVLAVRGATVEMAQVVRRGDDDLVQMSLTLACMNTAGRPVRLPAEVRIEMARIADVGGEA